TGAAATCACAGAAATGGTGAAAGGTTGGTTTGAACGCTTCGGTGCCGATGCCTTAGTGCTGGCGCTGGATGTCCGTATTGACGAGCAAGGCAACAAGCAGGTGGCGGTCAGCGGCTGGCAAGAGAACTCGGGCGTTTCGCTGGAACAACTGGTGGAAACCTATCTACCCACAGGCCTGAAACATGTGCTGTGTACCGATATCTCGCGCGACGGCACGCTGGCAGGTTCTAACGTCTCTTTATATGAAGAAGTGTGCGCCAGATATCCGCAAGTGGCATTTCAGTCCTCTGGCGGCATTGGCGACATTGATGATGTCGCTGCCCTGCGTGGCACTGGCGTACGCGGCGTAATAGTTGGTCGTGCATTGCTGGAAGGTAAATTCACCGTGAAGGAGGCTATCGCATGCTGGCAAAACGCATAATTCCGTGTCTCGACGT
The DNA window shown above is from Escherichia sp. E4742 and carries:
- the hisA gene encoding 1-(5-phosphoribosyl)-5-[(5-phosphoribosylamino)methylideneamino]imidazole-4-carboxamide isomerase, whose amino-acid sequence is MIIPALDLIDGTVVRLHQGDYGKQRDYGNDPLPRLQDYAAQGAEVLHLVDLTGAKDPAKRQIPLIKTLVAGVNVPVQVGGGVRSEEDVAALLEAGVARVVVGSTAVNEITEMVKGWFERFGADALVLALDVRIDEQGNKQVAVSGWQENSGVSLEQLVETYLPTGLKHVLCTDISRDGTLAGSNVSLYEEVCARYPQVAFQSSGGIGDIDDVAALRGTGVRGVIVGRALLEGKFTVKEAIACWQNA